The following are encoded together in the Microbispora sp. ZYX-F-249 genome:
- the cobJ gene encoding precorrin-3B C(17)-methyltransferase → MTVTGLVTATKAGRAAAGLLERAWPDTRWYPVADLARAWRECDRVVCFLAAGAAVRLLAPLLGDKHTDPGVVCVDEAGRFAIALTGGHDGGANRLAHEAASVLGATPVVTTATDATGTGALDTLGLPVEGDVAAVTRAMLDSLSGGLLDGLPDGEQVTLTADATWPLPPLPVTPSATPRPPCVVVTDRVVDPPRPAVVVRPPSLVVGVGASRGVATGEVLALIRDTLAEAGLSPRSVARLATADVKADEAGIVAAARALGVPLVTHPAGRLAAIEVPHPSEVVRRAVGTPSVAEAAALADGGDLVVPKRRSAMATVAVARLRPRGRLAIVGLGPGARDLMTPRAVAEVRRCGYLVGLDQYVDQIRDLLRPGTRVIASGLGAEEERARTAVRLAREGHAVALVGSGDAGVYAMAAPALELADETFDVVGVPGVTAMLAAGALLGAPLGHDHCAISLSDLHTPWEAIERRVRAAAEADLVVAFYNPRSRGRDWQLPRALEILGERRGPDTPAGVVTDASRPGESVALTTLGGLDVSAVTMRSLVIVGATSSRAVAGRFVTPRGYAWQPSPM, encoded by the coding sequence ATGACGGTTACCGGACTCGTCACCGCGACGAAGGCGGGCCGGGCCGCCGCCGGCCTGCTGGAGCGGGCGTGGCCCGACACCCGGTGGTATCCGGTGGCCGACCTCGCGCGGGCCTGGCGCGAGTGCGACCGCGTCGTGTGCTTCCTCGCGGCCGGCGCGGCCGTACGGCTGCTCGCGCCGCTGCTGGGCGACAAGCACACCGACCCCGGAGTGGTGTGCGTCGACGAGGCGGGCCGCTTCGCGATCGCCCTGACCGGCGGCCACGACGGGGGCGCCAACCGGCTCGCGCACGAGGCCGCCTCCGTGCTGGGCGCGACACCGGTCGTCACCACCGCGACCGACGCCACCGGCACCGGCGCGCTCGACACGCTCGGCCTGCCGGTCGAAGGCGACGTCGCGGCCGTGACCCGGGCCATGCTCGACAGCCTGTCCGGTGGTCTGCTCGACGGTCTGCCCGACGGCGAGCAGGTGACGCTCACCGCCGACGCCACCTGGCCGCTGCCCCCGCTGCCCGTCACCCCGTCGGCCACGCCACGCCCCCCGTGCGTCGTGGTGACGGACCGGGTCGTGGACCCGCCGCGCCCCGCCGTCGTCGTCCGGCCGCCGAGCCTCGTCGTCGGCGTCGGCGCGAGCCGGGGCGTCGCCACCGGGGAGGTTCTCGCGCTGATCCGCGACACGCTGGCCGAGGCCGGGCTGTCGCCCCGCTCGGTCGCACGCCTGGCCACGGCCGACGTGAAAGCGGACGAGGCCGGCATCGTGGCGGCCGCCCGCGCGCTCGGCGTGCCGCTCGTCACCCACCCCGCCGGACGGCTCGCCGCGATCGAGGTGCCGCATCCCAGCGAGGTCGTCCGTCGGGCGGTCGGCACTCCCAGCGTGGCCGAGGCCGCCGCGCTGGCCGACGGAGGCGACCTGGTCGTGCCCAAACGCAGATCGGCGATGGCGACCGTCGCCGTCGCCCGGCTGCGCCCCCGCGGCAGGCTGGCGATCGTCGGTCTCGGCCCCGGCGCCCGCGACCTGATGACCCCGCGCGCCGTGGCCGAGGTGCGCCGCTGCGGCTATCTCGTCGGCCTGGACCAGTACGTCGACCAGATCCGCGACCTGCTGCGACCCGGCACCCGGGTGATCGCCTCCGGCCTCGGCGCGGAGGAGGAACGCGCCCGCACCGCCGTACGGCTGGCCCGCGAGGGCCACGCGGTCGCGCTGGTCGGCAGCGGCGACGCGGGCGTCTACGCGATGGCCGCGCCCGCTCTGGAGCTCGCCGACGAGACCTTCGACGTGGTGGGCGTGCCGGGGGTGACGGCCATGCTCGCCGCCGGTGCGCTGCTCGGCGCGCCGCTCGGGCACGACCACTGCGCGATCAGCCTGTCGGACCTGCACACGCCGTGGGAGGCGATCGAGCGGCGGGTGCGCGCGGCGGCCGAGGCCGACCTCGTGGTGGCCTTCTACAACCCCCGCTCGCGCGGCCGCGACTGGCAGCTCCCCCGGGCGCTGGAGATCCTCGGCGAGCGGCGCGGACCGGACACCCCGGCCGGCGTGGTGACCGACGCGAGCCGCCCCGGCGAGAGCGTCGCACTGACCACGCTCGGCGGGCTCGACGTGTCCGCCGTGACCATGCGCAGCCTCGTGATCGTCGGCGCCACGTCCAGCCGGGCCGTGGCGGGCCGCTTCGTGACGCCGAGGGGGTACGCGTGGCAGCCCTCTCCTATGTAG
- a CDS encoding 4Fe-4S binding protein gives MAALSYVVTSACAGCGACLLTCPEHAIRPGPGGALIVLGSRCTRCGECAEVCPVDAVAEVPA, from the coding sequence GTGGCAGCCCTCTCCTATGTAGTCACCAGCGCGTGCGCCGGTTGCGGCGCCTGCCTGCTCACCTGTCCGGAGCACGCCATCCGGCCCGGCCCCGGCGGCGCGCTGATCGTGCTCGGTTCCCGGTGCACCCGCTGCGGCGAGTGCGCCGAGGTGTGCCCCGTCGACGCCGTTGCGGAGGTGCCGGCTTGA
- a CDS encoding precorrin-8X methylmutase, whose translation MRRVHPIEARSYDILRSRVDTSGLPPLTRAVTERVIHASADLEYLTDLVVSAEEDLRRAVAALRAGAPVVTDVEMVAAGVTAVTPVCHVRRAVAGDGLTRSAAAVRLAYDEVGPGAVWAVGNAPTALEEILRLGVRPALVVGLPVGFVGAAESKAALRASGLPAVSNRGEKGGSAVAAAAVNALLYWEDPL comes from the coding sequence TTGAGAAGGGTGCACCCGATCGAAGCCCGGTCGTACGACATCCTGCGCTCGCGCGTGGACACCTCGGGGCTGCCGCCGCTGACCCGGGCCGTGACCGAGCGGGTGATCCACGCGAGCGCCGACCTCGAATACCTCACCGACCTGGTCGTCTCGGCCGAGGAGGACCTTCGGCGGGCCGTCGCCGCGCTGCGCGCCGGCGCCCCCGTGGTCACCGACGTCGAGATGGTCGCGGCGGGCGTCACCGCCGTCACCCCCGTCTGCCACGTCCGCCGGGCCGTCGCCGGGGACGGCCTGACCCGCAGCGCCGCCGCCGTCCGCCTCGCCTACGACGAGGTGGGCCCGGGGGCGGTGTGGGCCGTCGGCAACGCCCCCACCGCGCTGGAGGAGATCCTGCGCCTCGGCGTGCGCCCCGCGCTCGTCGTCGGCCTGCCGGTCGGGTTCGTGGGCGCGGCCGAGAGCAAGGCGGCCCTGCGCGCGTCGGGACTGCCCGCGGTCAGCAACCGCGGCGAGAAAGGCGGCTCGGCGGTCGCCGCCGCCGCCGTCAACGCACTTCTGTACTGGGAGGATCCCCTATGA
- a CDS encoding sirohydrochlorin chelatase, translated as MTGSPALLLVGHGTRDAAGVRDFHLLVEEVAARAPVPVAGGFIELSRPPLREAVAALTGAGHTRLGVVPLVLVAAGHAKGDVPAALRREALRHPGLGYAYGRPLGPHPALLGLLDERLDAALDPSERAETTVVLVGRGSSDPDANAEHVKVARLLWEGRGLAGVEPAFISLAEPGVAAALERARLLGARRIVVLPYFLFSGVLPDRTAAQAREWATAHPGVEVRCADVIGPAPALAGLVLERYDEALRGDIRMNCDTCLYRVPLPGHEHRVGAAQHPHHHPDDPAHVHV; from the coding sequence ATGACCGGCTCGCCGGCGCTGCTCCTCGTCGGTCACGGCACGCGCGACGCGGCCGGTGTCCGCGACTTCCACCTGCTGGTCGAGGAGGTGGCCGCCCGCGCCCCCGTCCCGGTCGCCGGCGGGTTCATCGAGCTGTCCCGCCCGCCTCTGCGCGAGGCCGTCGCCGCGCTCACCGGGGCCGGGCACACCAGACTCGGCGTGGTCCCGCTCGTGCTGGTCGCGGCCGGGCACGCCAAGGGCGACGTGCCCGCGGCGCTCCGCCGGGAGGCGCTGCGCCACCCCGGTCTCGGCTACGCGTACGGCAGGCCGCTCGGGCCGCACCCTGCACTGCTCGGCCTGCTGGACGAGCGGCTGGACGCCGCGCTCGACCCGTCCGAGCGCGCGGAGACGACCGTGGTGCTCGTCGGCCGCGGCTCCTCGGACCCGGACGCGAACGCCGAGCACGTCAAGGTGGCCCGGCTGCTGTGGGAGGGACGCGGCTTGGCCGGTGTCGAACCCGCGTTCATCAGCCTCGCCGAACCCGGCGTGGCGGCGGCGCTGGAGCGGGCCCGGCTGCTCGGCGCCCGCCGGATCGTCGTCCTGCCGTACTTCCTGTTCAGCGGGGTGCTGCCGGACCGCACCGCCGCCCAGGCGCGTGAGTGGGCCACGGCGCACCCCGGGGTCGAGGTGCGCTGCGCCGACGTCATCGGGCCCGCGCCGGCCCTGGCCGGCCTGGTGCTGGAACGCTACGACGAGGCGCTGCGCGGCGACATCCGGATGAACTGCGACACCTGCCTCTACCGCGTGCCGCTGCCGGGCCACGAGCACCGGGTGGGCGCCGCGCAGCACCCGCACCACCACCCGGACGACCCGGCGCACGTGCACGTCTAG